The uncultured Fibrobacter sp. genome window below encodes:
- a CDS encoding GTP-binding protein, with protein MAKEHFDRSKPHCNIGTIGHVDHGKTTLTAAIC; from the coding sequence ATGGCAAAAGAACATTTTGACAGAAGCAAGCCGCACTGCAACATCGGCACCATCGGCCACGTTGACCACGGCAAAACCACTCTGACCGCCGCAATCTGC